From the genome of Rathayibacter sp. VKM Ac-2804:
GATGTTCAGGCCCAGCGGGATCGTGTACTGCGACGAGTCCGAGAGCAGCACGAGCGGCCAGAGGAAGCTGTTGTAGCTCTGCAGGAAGCCCCAGACGCCCAGCGCTCCGAGGGAGGGGCGCAGCAGCGGCAGCACCACGCGCCAGAAGGTGCCGAACTCGCTGTTGCCGTCGATCCGGGCCGCCTCGATGATCTCGTCCGGGATCGACTGGACGATGAACTGCTGCATCATGAAGATCCCGAACGCGGGGGCGACCCACGGCACGATGAGCGCGAACCACGGGTTCGAGAGCCCCGCCTTCACGATCAGGATGAAGAGCGGCACCAGGATCACGACGAACGGCACCGACAGCGACGAGAACATGATCGTGAAGAGCACCTTCTTGCCGCGGAAGGCGAACTTCGCGAAGCCGTAGCCCGCCATGGCGCAGACGAAGACCGAGACCGCGGTCGCGAGCAGCGAGGTGCCGACGCTCATGCCGAACCAGGCCCAGAAGGGCTGCGTGGTCAGCAGGTTCACGTAGTTGTCGGTGGTCGCGGGGTTCGGGACGAGCGACGGGGGAGTGGAGAAGATGTCGCCGCGGTTCTTGAACGAGCCGCTCAGCGCCCACAGCAGCGGGAACACGAAGACGAGCAGCAGGGCCGAGAGGGTGGCGTAGAGCAGTCCTCGGCGGGCGCGCTCGCCGCCGCTCGCCCGGCGCTGCCTCCGCGGGATGCGGCGGTCCGGAGCGTCGGCGGTGACGATTCCCGTGGTGGCGGTCATGAGGTTCTCCCGATGGCGAGGGCGCGGTTGAGGATCTGGCTGACGGCGAAGACGAGCACGAAGAGCACGACTCCGGCCGCGGCGGCGTAGCCGAACTGCTGGCGTTCGAACGCGGCGCGGTAGATGAACATCGAGACGGAGAGGGTCGCCTCGCCCGGTCCGCCCCGCGTGAGCAGGTAGGGCTCGTCGAAGAGCTGGGCGGCGCTGATGAAGGAGGTGACGACGACGAACGCGGTCACCGGGCGGATCGCGGGGAGCGTCACGGTGCGGAACTTCGCGAGCACGCCGGCGCCGTCGAGCTCGGCCGCCTCGTACAGCTCCTTCGGCACGGCCTGCAGTGCGGCGAGGAAGAAGATCGTCAGGTAGCCGACCGTGCGCCAGAGCAGGACGAAGCCGATCGCGACCTTGGCCAGCGTCGGGTCGCCGAGCCAGTCGATGTCGCCGAATCCGAAGACCGCGCGGATCAGCGAGTTCAGGAGTCCGTAGCTGCGGTCGAAGATCAGGCTGTAGATCAG
Proteins encoded in this window:
- a CDS encoding sugar ABC transporter permease; translation: MSTLTTAGAPASAQDGRGGSPLEARRAAKRKRLNTSGGRAPYLFIAPFYLLYALFMIVPVGAAISLSLTEWVGLGSPEFVGLANYGNLLGDTSFGVALVNTLIYTLIAVFVIVPCSLLIAQGLNARGLKARDLFRLTFFIPMVLSPIVIALIYSLIFDRSYGLLNSLIRAVFGFGDIDWLGDPTLAKVAIGFVLLWRTVGYLTIFFLAALQAVPKELYEAAELDGAGVLAKFRTVTLPAIRPVTAFVVVTSFISAAQLFDEPYLLTRGGPGEATLSVSMFIYRAAFERQQFGYAAAAGVVLFVLVFAVSQILNRALAIGRTS
- a CDS encoding carbohydrate ABC transporter permease; translation: MTATTGIVTADAPDRRIPRRQRRASGGERARRGLLYATLSALLLVFVFPLLWALSGSFKNRGDIFSTPPSLVPNPATTDNYVNLLTTQPFWAWFGMSVGTSLLATAVSVFVCAMAGYGFAKFAFRGKKVLFTIMFSSLSVPFVVILVPLFILIVKAGLSNPWFALIVPWVAPAFGIFMMQQFIVQSIPDEIIEAARIDGNSEFGTFWRVVLPLLRPSLGALGVWGFLQSYNSFLWPLVLLSDSSQYTIPLGLNILFASENRSYDLVLAGAVLASVPTILVFFLLRKQLLDGLTAGAVKG